A genome region from Spirochaetota bacterium includes the following:
- a CDS encoding DJ-1/PfpI family protein, with protein sequence MKIVVPLAEGFEEIEGVTIIDVLRRAGLDVTTAHVGSNPVKGSHGISVTADRPLSELKAVDFNCIVLPGGMPGSENLRKSDTVISFIKHIFSKGGITAAVCAAPIVLARAGVLYGKRATCFPGYEAECEGATMTGAPVEHDGTVITGCGAGCALPFALEVAGALAGEAVKKELIGRMRVYWME encoded by the coding sequence ATGAAAATAGTGGTGCCGCTGGCCGAGGGCTTCGAGGAGATTGAGGGAGTGACCATTATCGACGTGCTGCGCAGGGCCGGGCTCGACGTCACCACAGCGCACGTGGGAAGCAACCCGGTGAAAGGCTCCCACGGAATTTCCGTTACGGCCGACAGGCCGTTGTCCGAGCTCAAGGCGGTCGACTTCAATTGCATCGTACTCCCGGGCGGAATGCCGGGAAGCGAGAATCTCAGGAAGAGCGATACGGTCATTTCTTTCATCAAGCATATATTCTCGAAGGGCGGAATAACAGCGGCCGTGTGCGCGGCCCCGATCGTGCTCGCCCGCGCGGGGGTGCTGTACGGAAAGAGGGCGACGTGCTTCCCCGGTTACGAGGCGGAGTGCGAGGGCGCGACCATGACGGGGGCCCCGGTCGAGCACGACGGTACCGTGATCACCGGGTGCGGGGCGGGCTGCGCGCTTCCCTTCGCGCTCGAGGTGGCGGGGGCGCTCGCGGGCGAAGCCGTAAAGAAAGAATTGATCGGCAGAATGCGCGTGTACTGGATGGAGTGA
- a CDS encoding VWA domain-containing protein, giving the protein MPFAARAGKKIRPGETIMKRGIRLLIPLFILMLAASAGPVTAADMFVKDVDHDGFPDDLEIKTKNDPKVNEALKKSTAGGKCGVIKTDLLKIGAAQNVLLIVDVSGSMNEAMSGSTRMEIAKRIMTKYVDALPASMKAGLMTYGNADCGDESIQLLVPLAQYNHDALKAQIAALEPRGSTPIALAIAKAMEFLKGLERENNSMIIVSDGQESCGGDPIKAITDLRESGASPEVTVIGLGVDANTRKQLAKIAASSEGVYEDVKTEEDLVKAFGNFFKKLSGMYKDIVCIVRQYNVYLSNETDQFNTSKNYILKASTMSKDDTLTAALKNVQARIEQNHADRVAAQNKLNEMIKNKLDEMELSTKAFIGTK; this is encoded by the coding sequence ATGCCGTTCGCGGCCCGTGCGGGGAAAAAAATTCGACCAGGAGAAACCATCATGAAGCGAGGCATTCGACTCCTTATCCCCCTGTTCATCCTAATGCTGGCGGCAAGCGCCGGCCCCGTCACCGCCGCGGATATGTTCGTCAAGGACGTCGACCACGACGGCTTCCCGGACGACCTGGAGATCAAAACTAAGAACGATCCCAAGGTGAACGAGGCGCTTAAAAAAAGCACGGCGGGCGGGAAATGCGGTGTCATAAAAACGGACCTTTTAAAGATCGGCGCGGCGCAGAACGTGCTCTTGATAGTAGACGTATCGGGCAGCATGAACGAGGCCATGAGCGGCTCCACCCGCATGGAAATCGCGAAGAGGATCATGACCAAGTACGTTGACGCCCTCCCGGCTTCCATGAAGGCGGGCCTCATGACCTACGGCAACGCCGACTGCGGTGACGAGAGCATACAGCTCCTGGTTCCCCTTGCCCAGTACAACCACGACGCCCTCAAGGCGCAGATCGCGGCGCTCGAGCCGCGGGGCTCCACGCCCATAGCGCTTGCGATTGCGAAGGCCATGGAGTTCCTCAAGGGGCTCGAGCGAGAGAACAACAGCATGATTATCGTAAGCGACGGCCAGGAAAGCTGCGGCGGGGATCCCATCAAGGCGATCACCGACCTGAGGGAAAGCGGCGCGAGCCCGGAGGTCACGGTTATCGGTCTCGGGGTGGATGCGAACACGCGCAAGCAGCTCGCGAAGATCGCCGCGTCGTCGGAAGGCGTCTACGAGGACGTAAAGACCGAAGAAGACCTCGTGAAGGCGTTCGGCAATTTCTTCAAGAAGCTCTCGGGCATGTACAAGGATATCGTGTGTATCGTGCGCCAGTACAACGTTTACCTTTCCAACGAGACCGACCAGTTCAACACGAGCAAGAACTATATCCTGAAGGCCTCCACCATGTCCAAGGACGACACGCTCACGGCCGCTTTAAAAAATGTTCAGGCGCGCATAGAGCAGAACCATGCGGACCGGGTGGCCGCGCAGAACAAGCTGAACGAGATGATAAAGAACAAGCTCGACGAAATGGAACTGTCGACGAAGGCGTTCATCGGCACCAAATAA
- a CDS encoding cyclic nucleotide-binding domain-containing protein, with translation MAVVESKKSVFRAGAYVYIEGDEDSDEIFIVERGEIELKTAGEKIKKFNSVIRPGEVFGFTTALCRRPRMDSARARRDSIVIAIQRDKFIEMVQSNPPVALKIVNYFAGELRAYNEMMFSLDDEDRDILPDETRLFNLCEYYYDKAAYQYAQYSCQRYLELHPDAPNSASARTMIKQIEQVDNRMMLEPVKTGIYKLYADRQMIFSEYEQGNELYIIKEGKVKIIKVSSDEEIMLSVLKEGDIFGELAIVSNKPRNASAIAWGKTTLLPIAKETLPVLLKKSPGMINRIFMAISQRIWFTYIRLESRVYSKPVTRVYVFLENKLLEEHHSLKDTQPVTLNFGIDELFRMMGISPSNPGPVVNLLMDDNNLNFNFGQITIENPTVLSMKAKFLRSRDHIVTGDEGEEQPRNQRARTEQSSSGAMESEGLEATYDEILPPEKPAKSTPTPRPEPVAEFEQEEDKKPAPAKKEQAPPTGEAGDELKLVSDEISFDM, from the coding sequence GTGGCGGTTGTAGAATCGAAAAAAAGCGTTTTCAGGGCGGGGGCGTACGTCTACATCGAGGGTGATGAAGACAGCGATGAGATATTCATCGTGGAACGGGGCGAAATCGAGCTCAAGACCGCCGGCGAAAAGATAAAAAAATTCAACAGCGTCATCCGCCCGGGCGAGGTGTTCGGCTTCACTACCGCCCTGTGCCGGCGGCCGCGCATGGATTCGGCCAGGGCGCGGCGCGATTCGATCGTCATTGCCATACAGCGCGACAAGTTCATCGAGATGGTCCAGAGCAATCCCCCCGTCGCGCTTAAAATCGTGAATTACTTCGCAGGGGAACTGAGGGCGTACAACGAGATGATGTTCTCGCTGGACGACGAGGACCGCGACATCCTTCCCGACGAGACCCGCCTCTTCAACCTGTGCGAGTACTACTACGACAAAGCGGCCTACCAGTATGCGCAGTATTCCTGCCAGCGCTACCTTGAGCTTCACCCGGACGCGCCCAACTCCGCGTCGGCGCGCACGATGATCAAGCAGATCGAGCAGGTGGACAACCGCATGATGCTGGAGCCGGTGAAGACCGGCATCTACAAGCTCTACGCCGACAGGCAGATGATCTTCTCCGAGTACGAGCAGGGGAACGAGCTTTATATTATTAAAGAGGGGAAGGTCAAGATCATCAAGGTGAGCAGCGACGAGGAGATCATGCTTTCCGTGCTCAAGGAAGGCGATATTTTCGGCGAGCTTGCGATAGTCTCCAACAAGCCGCGCAACGCCTCCGCGATCGCGTGGGGGAAGACGACCCTGCTTCCCATAGCCAAGGAGACCCTCCCCGTACTTTTAAAGAAATCACCCGGGATGATCAACCGCATCTTCATGGCGATCAGCCAGCGAATCTGGTTCACCTACATACGGCTCGAATCGCGGGTATACTCGAAGCCCGTCACGCGCGTCTACGTATTCCTGGAAAACAAGCTTCTCGAGGAACACCACTCGCTCAAGGACACCCAGCCCGTCACGCTCAACTTCGGGATCGACGAACTTTTCCGCATGATGGGGATTTCCCCTTCCAATCCGGGGCCGGTCGTGAACCTGCTTATGGACGACAACAACCTGAATTTCAATTTCGGACAGATCACCATAGAGAACCCGACCGTGCTTTCCATGAAGGCGAAATTCCTGCGCTCCCGCGACCATATCGTCACGGGCGATGAGGGAGAGGAGCAGCCCAGGAACCAGCGCGCCCGCACCGAGCAATCCTCGTCAGGCGCGATGGAATCGGAGGGACTCGAAGCGACGTATGATGAGATCCTTCCGCCCGAGAAGCCCGCGAAAAGCACGCCTACCCCGCGCCCCGAACCGGTCGCGGAATTCGAACAGGAAGAGGATAAAAAGCCTGCTCCCGCGAAGAAGGAACAGGCTCCGCCGACCGGGGAAGCCGGAGACGAGCTTAAGCTTGTTTCGGATGAGATTTCTTTTGATATGTAA
- the lexA gene encoding transcriptional repressor LexA, translating into MKELTDRQDEILSFIKQSIRESGYPPTVREIGDRFSITVKGAYDHLKAIEKKGYINCAQNKSRAIELAGPARVIVPDSIQVPLVGRIAAGSPIIAEENIEQYLDFPASMFTSGEFFALKIKGDSMIEEGIHDGDFAIIKKQNTAVNGEIVAALLEDEATLKIFKKTAGAIQLLPANKAYKPIIPETVEILGKLAGVFRKYA; encoded by the coding sequence ATGAAAGAGCTCACCGACCGCCAGGACGAGATACTTTCCTTTATTAAGCAGAGCATCAGGGAATCCGGGTATCCTCCCACGGTACGGGAGATCGGGGACCGATTCTCCATAACCGTGAAAGGCGCCTATGACCATCTCAAGGCCATCGAAAAGAAAGGATACATCAACTGCGCCCAGAACAAGTCCCGGGCAATCGAGCTTGCCGGTCCGGCCCGTGTAATCGTGCCAGATTCCATCCAGGTACCGCTCGTTGGCCGGATCGCCGCCGGCTCGCCCATTATCGCGGAGGAAAATATCGAACAATACCTTGATTTTCCCGCCTCGATGTTCACCTCCGGGGAATTCTTCGCGCTCAAGATCAAGGGCGATTCGATGATCGAGGAAGGAATACACGACGGCGACTTCGCGATCATCAAGAAGCAGAATACCGCGGTGAACGGGGAGATCGTGGCTGCTCTCCTCGAAGACGAGGCGACACTCAAAATTTTTAAAAAAACGGCAGGCGCCATTCAACTCCTGCCCGCAAATAAGGCTTACAAACCTATCATACCGGAAACAGTGGAAATTTTGGGAAAGCTGGCAGGCGTATTTAGAAAGTACGCGTAA
- a CDS encoding NUDIX hydrolase — protein sequence MALDRWKTLSTKLVIRNPWWSYILDTVRGAGGREGEYHFVRTPGSVIIVPVRDDGAIVMVRQYRYLMERESLEFPAGGMKEGEAPAERARRELIEETGMDGSIEFVGRFNPCKGIIDEWSHVFIARDLMPSNEFHKDDSEEFEIDAHQPSEIDRMIRENEIADGMTMAAWAMVAGKV from the coding sequence ATGGCGCTCGATCGATGGAAAACCCTGTCCACTAAGCTGGTAATAAGAAATCCCTGGTGGAGCTATATCTTGGATACCGTGCGGGGCGCGGGAGGACGAGAGGGAGAATACCATTTCGTCCGCACCCCCGGTTCCGTGATAATCGTTCCCGTGCGCGACGACGGCGCGATCGTCATGGTGCGCCAGTACCGGTACCTCATGGAGCGCGAGAGCCTGGAATTCCCCGCGGGCGGCATGAAGGAAGGGGAGGCCCCCGCGGAGCGCGCGCGCCGGGAACTGATTGAGGAAACGGGAATGGATGGGAGTATCGAATTCGTTGGAAGGTTCAATCCCTGCAAGGGAATTATCGATGAATGGTCCCACGTATTCATCGCACGGGACCTGATGCCGTCGAATGAATTCCACAAAGATGATTCCGAAGAGTTCGAGATCGACGCGCATCAACCAAGTGAAATCGATCGCATGATCCGGGAAAATGAAATCGCGGATGGAATGACTATGGCCGCATGGGCCATGGTCGCGGGAAAAGTGTAA